From Gemmobacter sp., the proteins below share one genomic window:
- a CDS encoding thiolase family protein: protein MTPVYIVAAGIHPFGRTEGRSGLQQGAFAVRQALADAGLRWQDMQFAYGGSDAAGNADTMVSELGTTGLPFINVSNGCATGGSALFGAVSAIASGQFDIGLAVGFDKHPRGAFDPQPRDWGLPDWYGETGLMLTTQFFAMKIRRYMDRFGITDASLVRVAEKAFRNGALADHAWRRTPVDADTIANSQMVSDPLTKFMFCSPAEGGVALILASEAKARQLGGMAIRLRAATVRSRPAGSFEVFAPMVEGAGDASATRLASKAAFEMAGVGPQDIGIAQLQDTESGAEIMHMAENGFCADGDQERWLAEGRTEIGGALPVNTDGGCLACGEPIGASGLRQVYENVMQLAGRAGTRQVPGKPRLGYTHVYGAPGVSGVTILEA, encoded by the coding sequence ATGACCCCGGTCTATATCGTCGCCGCCGGTATCCACCCCTTTGGCCGTACCGAGGGGCGCAGCGGATTGCAGCAGGGCGCCTTTGCCGTGCGGCAGGCGCTGGCCGATGCCGGGCTGCGCTGGCAGGACATGCAGTTCGCCTATGGCGGGTCCGACGCCGCCGGCAATGCCGATACGATGGTGTCGGAACTGGGCACCACCGGGCTGCCGTTCATCAACGTGTCGAACGGCTGCGCCACCGGCGGGTCGGCGCTGTTCGGCGCGGTCAGCGCCATCGCCTCGGGGCAGTTCGACATCGGGCTGGCGGTCGGGTTCGACAAGCACCCGCGCGGGGCGTTCGATCCGCAGCCGCGCGACTGGGGTCTGCCGGACTGGTATGGCGAAACCGGGCTGATGCTGACGACGCAGTTCTTTGCCATGAAGATCCGCCGCTACATGGACCGTTTCGGGATTACCGACGCCTCGCTGGTGCGGGTGGCGGAAAAGGCGTTCCGCAACGGCGCGCTGGCCGATCATGCCTGGCGCCGCACGCCCGTGGATGCCGACACCATCGCCAATTCCCAGATGGTGTCCGATCCGCTGACCAAGTTCATGTTCTGCTCGCCCGCCGAAGGGGGCGTCGCCCTGATCCTTGCCAGCGAGGCGAAGGCGCGGCAACTGGGCGGCATGGCCATCCGCCTGCGGGCCGCCACGGTGCGCAGCCGTCCTGCGGGGTCGTTCGAGGTGTTCGCCCCCATGGTCGAAGGCGCAGGCGATGCCAGCGCCACAAGGCTTGCCTCGAAAGCCGCGTTCGAGATGGCGGGCGTCGGGCCGCAGGACATCGGCATCGCCCAGTTGCAGGATACCGAATCCGGCGCCGAGATCATGCACATGGCTGAAAACGGCTTTTGCGCCGATGGCGATCAGGAACGCTGGCTGGCCGAGGGCCGGACCGAGATTGGCGGCGCGCTGCCCGTCAACACCGATGGCGGCTGCCTGGCTTGCGGCGAGCCCATCGGCGCCTCCGGCCTGCGGCAGGTCTATGAAAACGTCATGCAGCTGGCCGGCCGTGCCGGGACGCGGCAGGTGCCGGGCAAACCGCGGCTTGGCTATACCCATGTCTACGGCGCGCCCGGCGTGTCGGGCGTAACCATCCTGGAGGCGTGA